A stretch of the Vanacampus margaritifer isolate UIUO_Vmar chromosome 6, RoL_Vmar_1.0, whole genome shotgun sequence genome encodes the following:
- the LOC144053063 gene encoding uncharacterized protein LOC144053063 isoform X1: MFAITKVEYEEEELRGAQEENERQRQLLDTVCKQSRGVLSRADVSEKYLYPERQEPEFPGVKEEEDLEPLQFKEEQPQPPNIKKEEQLPPYIKEEDFTELPVTGVHLKTENECQYEENKGAEPPSSSSTQQITEDDEDHRGGSQADSWLAPMSDGEDTSSHSPHTKHSDGDVTCHTDNRRWKCSQCGKTFVYKSQLRKHVIGHTGDKPFSCSVCDKNFAHKGTLKEHTRTHTGEKPFACPVCGQNFTQKGNLKIHTRTHTGEKPFSCSVCGQNFTHKGNLKLHKRTHTGEKPFACSGCGQNFACKGDLKRHMRTHTGEKPFTCSVCGKSFSQNGSLKDHTKTHTGEKPFACSVCGQHFALRGSLTKHTQTHTREKPFACSVCGQHFALRGSLTKHTRTHTREKPFAGSVCGQRFRSKAKAKRHT; the protein is encoded by the exons ATGTTCGCAATAACGAAAGTCGAGTACGAAGAGGAGGAGCTTCGTGGAGCACAAgaggagaacgagcgacaacgtCAACTGCTGGACACTGTTTGCAAGCAGTCTCGAGGTGTGTTGAGcagagcag ATGTCAGTGAAAAATACCTTTATCCTGAGCGGCAggagccagagttccctggCGTGAAAGAAGAGGAGGACTTGGAGCCTCTTCAATTTAAAGAAGAGCAGCCACAGCCTCCCAACATCAAAAAAGAGGAGCAGCTGCCCccatacattaaagaggaggatttcacagagttgcccgtgactggtgtccatttgaagactgaaaatgaatgtcaatatgaagagaacaaaggggcggagcctccaagcagcagctcaacacaacaaataacagaagatgatgaggaccaccgtggaggatcacaagcagacagctGGTTAGCTCCAATGTCAGATGGTGAAGACACGTCGTCACACTCTCCTCACACTAAACACTCTGACGGTGAcgtgacatgtcacactgacaacagacgttggaaatgttctcagtgtggaaAAACGTTTGTCTACAAGTCTCAATTGAGAAAACATGTGATTGGCCACACTGGTGacaaacctttttcctgctcagtttgtgataaaaattttgctcacaagggaaccttaaaagaacacacaagaactcacactggtgagaaaccttttgcttgcccagtttgtggtcaaaattttactcagaagggaaacttaaaaatacacacaagaacccacactggagagaagcctttttcctgctcagtttgtggtcaaaattttactcacaagggaaacttaaaactgCACAAAAGAACGCACaccggagagaagccttttgcttgttcaggttgtggtcaaaattttgcttgcAAGGGAGACTTAAAGAGACACATgcgaacccacactggagagaagccttttacctgctctgTTTGTGGTAAAAGTTTTTCTCAGAATGGAAGCTTAAAAGACCACACaaaaacccacactggagagaagccttttgcttgctcagtttgtggtcaacatTTTGCTCTCAGGGGAAGCTtgaccaaacacacacaaacccacactcgtgagaaaccttttgcttgctcagtttgtggtcaacatTTTGCTCTCAGGGGAAGCTTGACCAAACACACACGAACCCACACtcgtgagaaaccttttgccggctcagtttgtggtcaaagattccGTAGTAAAGCTAAAGCCAAGAGGCACACGTGA
- the LOC144053063 gene encoding uncharacterized protein LOC144053063 isoform X2, with protein sequence MFAITKVEYEEEELRGAQEENERQRQLLDTVCKQSRDVSEKYLYPERQEPEFPGVKEEEDLEPLQFKEEQPQPPNIKKEEQLPPYIKEEDFTELPVTGVHLKTENECQYEENKGAEPPSSSSTQQITEDDEDHRGGSQADSWLAPMSDGEDTSSHSPHTKHSDGDVTCHTDNRRWKCSQCGKTFVYKSQLRKHVIGHTGDKPFSCSVCDKNFAHKGTLKEHTRTHTGEKPFACPVCGQNFTQKGNLKIHTRTHTGEKPFSCSVCGQNFTHKGNLKLHKRTHTGEKPFACSGCGQNFACKGDLKRHMRTHTGEKPFTCSVCGKSFSQNGSLKDHTKTHTGEKPFACSVCGQHFALRGSLTKHTQTHTREKPFACSVCGQHFALRGSLTKHTRTHTREKPFAGSVCGQRFRSKAKAKRHT encoded by the exons ATGTTCGCAATAACGAAAGTCGAGTACGAAGAGGAGGAGCTTCGTGGAGCACAAgaggagaacgagcgacaacgtCAACTGCTGGACACTGTTTGCAAGCAGTCTCGAG ATGTCAGTGAAAAATACCTTTATCCTGAGCGGCAggagccagagttccctggCGTGAAAGAAGAGGAGGACTTGGAGCCTCTTCAATTTAAAGAAGAGCAGCCACAGCCTCCCAACATCAAAAAAGAGGAGCAGCTGCCCccatacattaaagaggaggatttcacagagttgcccgtgactggtgtccatttgaagactgaaaatgaatgtcaatatgaagagaacaaaggggcggagcctccaagcagcagctcaacacaacaaataacagaagatgatgaggaccaccgtggaggatcacaagcagacagctGGTTAGCTCCAATGTCAGATGGTGAAGACACGTCGTCACACTCTCCTCACACTAAACACTCTGACGGTGAcgtgacatgtcacactgacaacagacgttggaaatgttctcagtgtggaaAAACGTTTGTCTACAAGTCTCAATTGAGAAAACATGTGATTGGCCACACTGGTGacaaacctttttcctgctcagtttgtgataaaaattttgctcacaagggaaccttaaaagaacacacaagaactcacactggtgagaaaccttttgcttgcccagtttgtggtcaaaattttactcagaagggaaacttaaaaatacacacaagaacccacactggagagaagcctttttcctgctcagtttgtggtcaaaattttactcacaagggaaacttaaaactgCACAAAAGAACGCACaccggagagaagccttttgcttgttcaggttgtggtcaaaattttgcttgcAAGGGAGACTTAAAGAGACACATgcgaacccacactggagagaagccttttacctgctctgTTTGTGGTAAAAGTTTTTCTCAGAATGGAAGCTTAAAAGACCACACaaaaacccacactggagagaagccttttgcttgctcagtttgtggtcaacatTTTGCTCTCAGGGGAAGCTtgaccaaacacacacaaacccacactcgtgagaaaccttttgcttgctcagtttgtggtcaacatTTTGCTCTCAGGGGAAGCTTGACCAAACACACACGAACCCACACtcgtgagaaaccttttgccggctcagtttgtggtcaaagattccGTAGTAAAGCTAAAGCCAAGAGGCACACGTGA